A single Oryctolagus cuniculus chromosome 18, mOryCun1.1, whole genome shotgun sequence DNA region contains:
- the ESRP2 gene encoding epithelial splicing regulatory protein 2 isoform X3, with product MTPPPPPPPPPPPGPDPAVDPAADPCSEPGSLVVLFGATAGALGPDLGSDETDLILLVWQVVEPRSRQVGTLHKSLVRAEAAALSPQCREASGLSADSLARAESLDKVLQQFSQLVSGDVALLGGGPYVLCTDGQQLLRQVLHPEASRKNLVLPDTFFSFYDLRREFHMQHPSTCPARDLTVATMAQDLGLETDATEDDFGVWEVKTMVAVILHLLEGPSGQLFSKPEVIKQKYETGPCSKADVVDSETVVRARGLPWQSSDQDVARFFKGLNIARGGVALCLNAQGRRNGEALIRFVDSEQRDLALQRHKHHMGVRYIEVYKATGEEFVKIAGGTSLEVARFLSREDQVILRLRGLPFSAGPTDVLSFLGPECPVTGGADGLLFVRHPDGRPTGDAFALFACEELAQAALRRHKGMLGKRYIELFRSTAAEVQQVLNRYASSSLLPTLTAPLLPLPFPLAPGTGRDCVRLRGLPYTATIEDILSFLGEAAADIRPHGVHMVLNQQGRPSGDAFIQMTSAERALAAAQRSHKKVMKERYVEVVPCSTEEMSRVLMGGTLGRSGMSPPPCKLPFPLSLPLLWATSPHLLLPWPLLPPQCCPSQEPWSACRVSHTQLA from the exons ATgactccgccgccgccgcctcccccgcccccgcccccaggcccagaTCCCGCTGTAGACCCCGCGGCGGACCCGTGCTCCGAGCCCGGGTCATTGGTCGTCCTGTTCGGGGCCACCGCCGGTGCACTGGGACCGGACCTGGGCTCCGACGAGACGGACTTAATCCTTCTGGTCTGGCAAGTGGTGGAGCCGCGGAGCCGCCAG GTGGGGACGCTGCACAAGTCGCTGGTTCGCGCCGAGGCGGCCGCCCTGAGCCCGCAGTGTCGCGAGGCGAGCGGCCTGAGTGCCGACAGCCTGGCGCGGGCCGAGTCGCTGGACAAGGTGCTGCAGCAG TTCTCACAGCTGGTGAGTGGGGATGTGGCTCTGCTGGGCGGGGGCCCCTACGTACTCTGCACTGATGGGCAGCAGTTGTTGCGACAGGTCCTGCACCCAGAGGCCTCCAGAAAG AACCTTGTGCTCCCCGACACCTTCTTCTCCTTCTACGACCTCCGCAGAGAGTTCCATATGCAGCACCCAAGCACCTGCCCTGCCAGGGACCTCACGGTGGCCACCATGGCACAGG ACTTGGGACTTGAGACCGATGCCACAGAGGATGACTTTGGGGTCTGGGAAGTGAAGACAATGGTGGCTGTCATCCTCCACCTGCTTGAAGGGCCCAGTG GTCAATTGTTCTCGAAGCCCGAGGTGATAAAGCAGAAATACGAGACCGGGCCTTG CAGCAAGGCTGATGTGGTGGACAGTGAGACTGTGGTCCGGGCCCGTGGACTGCCCTGGCAGTCATCAGACCAGGATGTGGCTCGCTTCTTCAAAGGGCTCAACATTGCCAG GGGTGGTGTAGCACTCTGCCTCAACGCCCAGGGCCGCAGAAATGGCGAGGCCCTCATCCGCTTTGTGGACAGCGAGCAGCGGGACCTGGCACTGCAGAGACACAAGCACCACATGGGAGTCCGCTATATTGAG GTATATAAAGCAACAGGGGAGGAGTTTGTGAAGATCGCAGGGG gcACATCACTAGAGGTGGCTCGCTTCCTGTCACGGGAAGACCAGGTGATCCTGCGGCTGCGAGGACTCCCCTTCTCAGCTGGGCCAACGGATGTGCTAAGCTTCCTAGGGCCGGAGTGCCCAGTGACTGGGGGTGCTGACGGGCTGCTCTTTGTGCGCCACCCTGACGGCCGGCCAACTGGTGATGCCTTTGCACTCTTTGCTTGTGAAGAGCTGGCACAGGCTGCACTGCGCAGGCACAAGGGCATGCTGGGTAAGCGTTACATTGAACTCTTCCGGAGCACTGCAGCTGAGGTACAGCAG GTCCTGAACCGCTATGCATCCAGCTCACTCCTTCCCACactgactgctccactgctgcccctccccttcccactggCACCTGGGACGGGGAGGGACTGTGTACGCCTTCGAGGCCTGCCCTACACAGCCACCATCGAAGATATCCTGAGCTTtttgggggaggcagcagctgatatcCGGCCTCATGGTGTGCACATGGTGCTCAaccagcag GGCCGGCCGTCAGGCGATGCCTTCATCCAGATGACATCAGCAGAGCGGGCCCTAGCTGCTGCTCAGCGTAGCCACAAGAAGGTGATGAAGGAACGCTACGTAGAGGTGGTCCCCTGCTCTACAGAGGAGATGAGCCGTGTGCTGATGGGGGGCACCCTGGGCCGCAGTGGCATGTCCCCTCCACCCTGCAAGCTGCCCT TCCCCCTGTCTCTCCCACTACTGTGGGCTACCTCGCCACacctcctgctgccctggcctctgctcccacctcaGTGTTGTCCCAGCCAGGAGCCTTGGTCCGCATGCAGGGTGTCCCATACACAGCTGGCATGA
- the ESRP2 gene encoding epithelial splicing regulatory protein 2 isoform X1: MTPPPPPPPPPPPGPDPAVDPAADPCSEPGSLVVLFGATAGALGPDLGSDETDLILLVWQVVEPRSRQVGTLHKSLVRAEAAALSPQCREASGLSADSLARAESLDKVLQQFSQLVSGDVALLGGGPYVLCTDGQQLLRQVLHPEASRKNLVLPDTFFSFYDLRREFHMQHPSTCPARDLTVATMAQDLGLETDATEDDFGVWEVKTMVAVILHLLEGPSGQLFSKPEVIKQKYETGPCSKADVVDSETVVRARGLPWQSSDQDVARFFKGLNIARGGVALCLNAQGRRNGEALIRFVDSEQRDLALQRHKHHMGVRYIEVYKATGEEFVKIAGGTSLEVARFLSREDQVILRLRGLPFSAGPTDVLSFLGPECPVTGGADGLLFVRHPDGRPTGDAFALFACEELAQAALRRHKGMLGKRYIELFRSTAAEVQQVLNRYASSSLLPTLTAPLLPLPFPLAPGTGRDCVRLRGLPYTATIEDILSFLGEAAADIRPHGVHMVLNQQGRPSGDAFIQMTSAERALAAAQRSHKKVMKERYVEVVPCSTEEMSRVLMGGTLGRSGMSPPPCKLPCLSPPTYATFQATPTLIPTDTAALYSSSALLPAARVPAAPTPVAYYPGPATQLYMNYTAYYPSPPVSPTTVGYLATPPAALASAPTSVLSQPGALVRMQGVPYTAGMKDLLSVFQTYQLAPDDYTSLMPVGDPPRTVLQTPKEWVCL, encoded by the exons ATgactccgccgccgccgcctcccccgcccccgcccccaggcccagaTCCCGCTGTAGACCCCGCGGCGGACCCGTGCTCCGAGCCCGGGTCATTGGTCGTCCTGTTCGGGGCCACCGCCGGTGCACTGGGACCGGACCTGGGCTCCGACGAGACGGACTTAATCCTTCTGGTCTGGCAAGTGGTGGAGCCGCGGAGCCGCCAG GTGGGGACGCTGCACAAGTCGCTGGTTCGCGCCGAGGCGGCCGCCCTGAGCCCGCAGTGTCGCGAGGCGAGCGGCCTGAGTGCCGACAGCCTGGCGCGGGCCGAGTCGCTGGACAAGGTGCTGCAGCAG TTCTCACAGCTGGTGAGTGGGGATGTGGCTCTGCTGGGCGGGGGCCCCTACGTACTCTGCACTGATGGGCAGCAGTTGTTGCGACAGGTCCTGCACCCAGAGGCCTCCAGAAAG AACCTTGTGCTCCCCGACACCTTCTTCTCCTTCTACGACCTCCGCAGAGAGTTCCATATGCAGCACCCAAGCACCTGCCCTGCCAGGGACCTCACGGTGGCCACCATGGCACAGG ACTTGGGACTTGAGACCGATGCCACAGAGGATGACTTTGGGGTCTGGGAAGTGAAGACAATGGTGGCTGTCATCCTCCACCTGCTTGAAGGGCCCAGTG GTCAATTGTTCTCGAAGCCCGAGGTGATAAAGCAGAAATACGAGACCGGGCCTTG CAGCAAGGCTGATGTGGTGGACAGTGAGACTGTGGTCCGGGCCCGTGGACTGCCCTGGCAGTCATCAGACCAGGATGTGGCTCGCTTCTTCAAAGGGCTCAACATTGCCAG GGGTGGTGTAGCACTCTGCCTCAACGCCCAGGGCCGCAGAAATGGCGAGGCCCTCATCCGCTTTGTGGACAGCGAGCAGCGGGACCTGGCACTGCAGAGACACAAGCACCACATGGGAGTCCGCTATATTGAG GTATATAAAGCAACAGGGGAGGAGTTTGTGAAGATCGCAGGGG gcACATCACTAGAGGTGGCTCGCTTCCTGTCACGGGAAGACCAGGTGATCCTGCGGCTGCGAGGACTCCCCTTCTCAGCTGGGCCAACGGATGTGCTAAGCTTCCTAGGGCCGGAGTGCCCAGTGACTGGGGGTGCTGACGGGCTGCTCTTTGTGCGCCACCCTGACGGCCGGCCAACTGGTGATGCCTTTGCACTCTTTGCTTGTGAAGAGCTGGCACAGGCTGCACTGCGCAGGCACAAGGGCATGCTGGGTAAGCGTTACATTGAACTCTTCCGGAGCACTGCAGCTGAGGTACAGCAG GTCCTGAACCGCTATGCATCCAGCTCACTCCTTCCCACactgactgctccactgctgcccctccccttcccactggCACCTGGGACGGGGAGGGACTGTGTACGCCTTCGAGGCCTGCCCTACACAGCCACCATCGAAGATATCCTGAGCTTtttgggggaggcagcagctgatatcCGGCCTCATGGTGTGCACATGGTGCTCAaccagcag GGCCGGCCGTCAGGCGATGCCTTCATCCAGATGACATCAGCAGAGCGGGCCCTAGCTGCTGCTCAGCGTAGCCACAAGAAGGTGATGAAGGAACGCTACGTAGAGGTGGTCCCCTGCTCTACAGAGGAGATGAGCCGTGTGCTGATGGGGGGCACCCTGGGCCGCAGTGGCATGTCCCCTCCACCCTGCAAGCTGCCCT GCCTCTCGCCGCCCACCTATGCTACCTTCCAGGCAACCCCAACCCTCATTCCCACCGACACAGCTGCTCTTTATTCCTCTTCGGCACTGCTCCCAGCCGCCAGGgtgcctgctgcccccacccctgttGCCTACTACCCCGGGCCAGCCACTCAACTCTACATGAACTATACAGCCTACTACCCCAG TCCCCCTGTCTCTCCCACTACTGTGGGCTACCTCGCCACacctcctgctgccctggcctctgctcccacctcaGTGTTGTCCCAGCCAGGAGCCTTGGTCCGCATGCAGGGTGTCCCATACACAGCTGGCATGAAGGATCTGCTCAGTGTCTTCCAAACCTACCAG CTAGCCCCTGATGACTATACCAGTCTGATGCCTGTTGGTGACCCACCTCGCACTGTGTTACAAACTCCCAAGGAGTGGGTGTGTTTGTAG
- the ESRP2 gene encoding epithelial splicing regulatory protein 2 isoform X2, translating to MTPPPPPPPPPPPGPDPAVDPAADPCSEPGSLVVLFGATAGALGPDLGSDETDLILLVWQVVEPRSRQVGTLHKSLVRAEAAALSPQCREASGLSADSLARAESLDKVLQQFSQLVSGDVALLGGGPYVLCTDGQQLLRQVLHPEASRKNLVLPDTFFSFYDLRREFHMQHPSTCPARDLTVATMAQDLGLETDATEDDFGVWEVKTMVAVILHLLEGPSGQLFSKPEVIKQKYETGPCKADVVDSETVVRARGLPWQSSDQDVARFFKGLNIARGGVALCLNAQGRRNGEALIRFVDSEQRDLALQRHKHHMGVRYIEVYKATGEEFVKIAGGTSLEVARFLSREDQVILRLRGLPFSAGPTDVLSFLGPECPVTGGADGLLFVRHPDGRPTGDAFALFACEELAQAALRRHKGMLGKRYIELFRSTAAEVQQVLNRYASSSLLPTLTAPLLPLPFPLAPGTGRDCVRLRGLPYTATIEDILSFLGEAAADIRPHGVHMVLNQQGRPSGDAFIQMTSAERALAAAQRSHKKVMKERYVEVVPCSTEEMSRVLMGGTLGRSGMSPPPCKLPCLSPPTYATFQATPTLIPTDTAALYSSSALLPAARVPAAPTPVAYYPGPATQLYMNYTAYYPSPPVSPTTVGYLATPPAALASAPTSVLSQPGALVRMQGVPYTAGMKDLLSVFQTYQLAPDDYTSLMPVGDPPRTVLQTPKEWVCL from the exons ATgactccgccgccgccgcctcccccgcccccgcccccaggcccagaTCCCGCTGTAGACCCCGCGGCGGACCCGTGCTCCGAGCCCGGGTCATTGGTCGTCCTGTTCGGGGCCACCGCCGGTGCACTGGGACCGGACCTGGGCTCCGACGAGACGGACTTAATCCTTCTGGTCTGGCAAGTGGTGGAGCCGCGGAGCCGCCAG GTGGGGACGCTGCACAAGTCGCTGGTTCGCGCCGAGGCGGCCGCCCTGAGCCCGCAGTGTCGCGAGGCGAGCGGCCTGAGTGCCGACAGCCTGGCGCGGGCCGAGTCGCTGGACAAGGTGCTGCAGCAG TTCTCACAGCTGGTGAGTGGGGATGTGGCTCTGCTGGGCGGGGGCCCCTACGTACTCTGCACTGATGGGCAGCAGTTGTTGCGACAGGTCCTGCACCCAGAGGCCTCCAGAAAG AACCTTGTGCTCCCCGACACCTTCTTCTCCTTCTACGACCTCCGCAGAGAGTTCCATATGCAGCACCCAAGCACCTGCCCTGCCAGGGACCTCACGGTGGCCACCATGGCACAGG ACTTGGGACTTGAGACCGATGCCACAGAGGATGACTTTGGGGTCTGGGAAGTGAAGACAATGGTGGCTGTCATCCTCCACCTGCTTGAAGGGCCCAGTG GTCAATTGTTCTCGAAGCCCGAGGTGATAAAGCAGAAATACGAGACCGGGCCTTG CAAGGCTGATGTGGTGGACAGTGAGACTGTGGTCCGGGCCCGTGGACTGCCCTGGCAGTCATCAGACCAGGATGTGGCTCGCTTCTTCAAAGGGCTCAACATTGCCAG GGGTGGTGTAGCACTCTGCCTCAACGCCCAGGGCCGCAGAAATGGCGAGGCCCTCATCCGCTTTGTGGACAGCGAGCAGCGGGACCTGGCACTGCAGAGACACAAGCACCACATGGGAGTCCGCTATATTGAG GTATATAAAGCAACAGGGGAGGAGTTTGTGAAGATCGCAGGGG gcACATCACTAGAGGTGGCTCGCTTCCTGTCACGGGAAGACCAGGTGATCCTGCGGCTGCGAGGACTCCCCTTCTCAGCTGGGCCAACGGATGTGCTAAGCTTCCTAGGGCCGGAGTGCCCAGTGACTGGGGGTGCTGACGGGCTGCTCTTTGTGCGCCACCCTGACGGCCGGCCAACTGGTGATGCCTTTGCACTCTTTGCTTGTGAAGAGCTGGCACAGGCTGCACTGCGCAGGCACAAGGGCATGCTGGGTAAGCGTTACATTGAACTCTTCCGGAGCACTGCAGCTGAGGTACAGCAG GTCCTGAACCGCTATGCATCCAGCTCACTCCTTCCCACactgactgctccactgctgcccctccccttcccactggCACCTGGGACGGGGAGGGACTGTGTACGCCTTCGAGGCCTGCCCTACACAGCCACCATCGAAGATATCCTGAGCTTtttgggggaggcagcagctgatatcCGGCCTCATGGTGTGCACATGGTGCTCAaccagcag GGCCGGCCGTCAGGCGATGCCTTCATCCAGATGACATCAGCAGAGCGGGCCCTAGCTGCTGCTCAGCGTAGCCACAAGAAGGTGATGAAGGAACGCTACGTAGAGGTGGTCCCCTGCTCTACAGAGGAGATGAGCCGTGTGCTGATGGGGGGCACCCTGGGCCGCAGTGGCATGTCCCCTCCACCCTGCAAGCTGCCCT GCCTCTCGCCGCCCACCTATGCTACCTTCCAGGCAACCCCAACCCTCATTCCCACCGACACAGCTGCTCTTTATTCCTCTTCGGCACTGCTCCCAGCCGCCAGGgtgcctgctgcccccacccctgttGCCTACTACCCCGGGCCAGCCACTCAACTCTACATGAACTATACAGCCTACTACCCCAG TCCCCCTGTCTCTCCCACTACTGTGGGCTACCTCGCCACacctcctgctgccctggcctctgctcccacctcaGTGTTGTCCCAGCCAGGAGCCTTGGTCCGCATGCAGGGTGTCCCATACACAGCTGGCATGAAGGATCTGCTCAGTGTCTTCCAAACCTACCAG CTAGCCCCTGATGACTATACCAGTCTGATGCCTGTTGGTGACCCACCTCGCACTGTGTTACAAACTCCCAAGGAGTGGGTGTGTTTGTAG